In the Qipengyuania gelatinilytica genome, GATGGCTGCGGGCGCTGCTGCCTGCACAAGGTCGAATATGAGGACACGGGCGAGATCGAGGAGACCAACGTCGCCTGCACCCTGCTCGACTGCCAGACCGCGAAGTGCAGCGACTACCCCAACCGCAAGGCCAAGGTGCCCGACTGCCTGCGCCTGACATTGAAGCTGGTCGACCGTGTACCCTGGCTGCCCGACACCTGCGCCTATCGCCGCCGCGCCGAAGATCGCCCGCTGCCGCGCTGGCACTACCTGGTTTCGGGTGATCGCGAGGCGGTGATCGCGGCGGGTGTCTCTGTGGCAGGCCGCGTGATCAGCGAGGACGAGGCGGGGCCGCTTGAGCACCACATCGTCGAATGGGACGATGGAGAGGACGACGCGGCATGATCGAGTGGCTGCGCGACCAGCATATCAAGCCGGAAATCG is a window encoding:
- a CDS encoding YcgN family cysteine cluster protein: MGALRERFWERPLADLNQSEWEALCDGCGRCCLHKVEYEDTGEIEETNVACTLLDCQTAKCSDYPNRKAKVPDCLRLTLKLVDRVPWLPDTCAYRRRAEDRPLPRWHYLVSGDREAVIAAGVSVAGRVISEDEAGPLEHHIVEWDDGEDDAA